A genome region from Setaria italica strain Yugu1 chromosome III, Setaria_italica_v2.0, whole genome shotgun sequence includes the following:
- the LOC101759981 gene encoding protein YABBY 6 isoform X2: MSAHIAPADHVCYVHCNFCNTVLAVSVPGNSMLNIVTVRCGHCTNLLSVNLRALMHSLPEQDHQLQENIKHGINGNHLEFGSSSSKFRLPMMYSPQNEHHLLQEQTLNARPPEKRQRVPSAYNRFIKEEIRRIKANNPDISHREAFSTAAKNWAHYPNIHFGLSSGREGGKKLVDEAVSVTPPPKKIQGLY; this comes from the exons ATGTCGGCCCATATCGCGCCGGCGGATCATGTGTGCTATGTGCACTGCAACTTCTGCAACACAGTTCTCGCG GTGAGTGTCCCGGGGAATAGCATGCTCAACATCGTGACAGTCCGGTGTGGACACTGCACAAATCTATTGTCAGTGAACCTGAGAGCACTGATGCACTCACTCCCAGAACAAGACCATCAGCTCCAG GAGAACATTAAGCATGGCATCAACGGCAATCATTTGGAGTTCGGTTCTTCATCCTCAAAGTTCCGTCTGCCTATGATGTACTCGCCACAAAACGAACACCACCTGCTGCAGGAACAGACGCTAAATGCTCGTC CTCCAGAGAAGAGGCAACGGGTTCCATCGGCGTACAACAGATTCATCAA GGAAGAGATCCGTAGGATTAAAGCGAACAACCCCGACATTAGCCACAGGGAAGCCTTCAGCACAGCAGCCAAGAAC TGGGCACATTATCCAAATATCCATTTTGGGCTCAGCTCCGGCCGAGAGGGTGGCAAGAAGCTTGTAGATGAGGCTGTCTCAGTCACTCCGCCGCCTAAGAAGATCCAAGGTCTCTACTGA
- the LOC101759981 gene encoding protein YABBY 6 isoform X1 — translation MSAHIAPADHVCYVHCNFCNTVLAVSVPGNSMLNIVTVRCGHCTNLLSVNLRALMHSLPEQDHQLQLFDSQENIKHGINGNHLEFGSSSSKFRLPMMYSPQNEHHLLQEQTLNARPPEKRQRVPSAYNRFIKEEIRRIKANNPDISHREAFSTAAKNWAHYPNIHFGLSSGREGGKKLVDEAVSVTPPPKKIQGLY, via the exons ATGTCGGCCCATATCGCGCCGGCGGATCATGTGTGCTATGTGCACTGCAACTTCTGCAACACAGTTCTCGCG GTGAGTGTCCCGGGGAATAGCATGCTCAACATCGTGACAGTCCGGTGTGGACACTGCACAAATCTATTGTCAGTGAACCTGAGAGCACTGATGCACTCACTCCCAGAACAAGACCATCAGCTCCAG TTGTTCGATTCCCAAGAGAACATTAAGCATGGCATCAACGGCAATCATTTGGAGTTCGGTTCTTCATCCTCAAAGTTCCGTCTGCCTATGATGTACTCGCCACAAAACGAACACCACCTGCTGCAGGAACAGACGCTAAATGCTCGTC CTCCAGAGAAGAGGCAACGGGTTCCATCGGCGTACAACAGATTCATCAA GGAAGAGATCCGTAGGATTAAAGCGAACAACCCCGACATTAGCCACAGGGAAGCCTTCAGCACAGCAGCCAAGAAC TGGGCACATTATCCAAATATCCATTTTGGGCTCAGCTCCGGCCGAGAGGGTGGCAAGAAGCTTGTAGATGAGGCTGTCTCAGTCACTCCGCCGCCTAAGAAGATCCAAGGTCTCTACTGA